One genomic segment of Hordeum vulgare subsp. vulgare chromosome 2H, MorexV3_pseudomolecules_assembly, whole genome shotgun sequence includes these proteins:
- the LOC123431379 gene encoding peroxidase 47-like — MGPPGGDGLSMEYYSMTCPYAGEIVRDVVGGALAKDPSLAASLLRLHFHDCFVRGCDASVLLDSTKAHGTAEKDALTNKSLRGFEVIDAVKAALEAQCPGTVSCADVLALAARDSVYMAGGPYYDVPTGRKDGSLSRAADTSALPAATLKASELVKVFVGDHGFTVPELVALSGGHTLGQAHCANFKNRLSGLGNGVDPTLDAGMAASLAKTCKAGGDGGTAKLDATSNAFDTEYFKGLQARRGLLTSDQTLLNGSPETAMYVNQFADSPDAFFDAFVQGMGRMGQLDLNPDGNVRISCRVLN; from the coding sequence atgGGCCCTCCCGGTGGTGACGGTCTGAGCATGGAGTACTACTCCATGACGTGCCCGTACGCCGGCGAGATCGTGCGCGACGTGGTGGGCGGCGCGCTTGCCAAGGACCCGAGCCTCGCCGCGTCCCTGCTCCGGCTCCACTTCCATGACTGCTTCGTCCGCGGCTGCGACGCCTCCGTGCTCCTCGACTCCACCAAGGCACATGGCACCGCCGAGAAGGACGCGCTCACCAACAAGTCATTGCGCGGCTTCGAGGTCATCGACGCCGTCAAGGCCGCCCTGGAGGCGCAGTGCCCCGGCACCGTCTCCTGCGCCGACGTGCTGGCCCTCGCCGCCCGGGACTCCGTCTACATGGCCGGCGGGCCCTACTACGACGTGCCCACGGGCCGCAAGGACGGCTCCCTCTCCCGCGCCGCTGACACCTCCGCGCTCCCCGCCGCCACGCTCAAGGCGTCCGAGCTGGTGAAGGTGTTCGTCGGCGACCACGGCTTCACGGTGCCGGAGCTCGTCGCGCTCTCCGGCGGCCACACGCTTGGGCAGGCCCACTGCGCCAACTTCAAGAACCGGCTCAGCGGCTTGGGCAACGGGGTGGATCCCACGCTGGACGCCGGGATGGCGGCGTCGCTGGCCAAGACCTGCAaggccggcggcgacggcggcacgGCCAAGCTCGACGCCACCAGCAACGCCTTCGACACCGAGTACTTCAAGGGCTTGCAGGCCAGGAGGGGTCTGCTCACGTCCGACCAGACGCTGCTCAACGGGTCGCCGGAGACGGCCATGTATGTGAACCAGTTCGCGGACAGCCCGGACGCCTTCTTCGACGCGTTCGTGCAGGGCATGGGCAGGATGGGTCAGCTGGATCTCAACCCCGACGGCAACGTGAGGATCAGCTGCAGGGTGCTCAACTAG